Proteins co-encoded in one Nonlabens agnitus genomic window:
- a CDS encoding NAD kinase — MKKIAIYGQYLHTGSHKTVSSMVEALLQRSCDVKIESKFAGILNDLELSKPIDSFEQLDESYDLLISIGGDGTILRAVTYIGRLNIPILGINTGRLGFLATVQQDEVEKVVQRVMDGNYKLSKRSLITASSKHEENHLPPNNFALNEVTVSRMNTTSMIEIETYLNDEFLTSYWADGLIVSTPTGSTGYSLSCGGPVISPDTDAFVITPIAPHNLNARPLVIPDTTVIKVKVIGREDEFLASLDNRIASYPDGTQITLQKADFTIDLIELEDQSFIETLRHKLLWGEDKRN; from the coding sequence ATGAAGAAAATCGCCATTTATGGACAATATCTGCATACCGGTTCACATAAAACGGTAAGCAGTATGGTAGAGGCATTGCTCCAGCGATCCTGCGATGTAAAAATAGAATCAAAATTTGCAGGTATTCTTAACGACTTAGAATTAAGTAAACCCATCGATAGTTTTGAACAGCTGGATGAAAGCTATGACTTGCTCATAAGCATAGGTGGCGATGGAACAATTTTGAGAGCCGTGACCTACATAGGCCGTCTCAATATTCCCATTTTAGGTATTAATACGGGTAGGCTGGGTTTTCTCGCCACGGTACAGCAAGACGAGGTGGAAAAAGTCGTGCAGCGAGTGATGGATGGAAATTATAAGCTATCCAAAAGATCTCTCATTACTGCGTCTTCAAAACATGAAGAGAACCACTTGCCACCAAATAATTTTGCGCTTAACGAGGTCACGGTAAGCCGCATGAACACGACCTCTATGATCGAGATTGAAACTTACTTGAATGACGAGTTTCTCACTTCGTATTGGGCAGATGGATTGATTGTTTCTACACCAACTGGTTCTACCGGTTACAGTTTGAGTTGTGGTGGTCCCGTTATTTCTCCAGATACAGATGCTTTTGTCATCACACCCATCGCGCCTCATAATTTAAATGCGAGACCGCTTGTTATTCCTGATACTACCGTAATCAAAGTCAAGGTCATAGGTCGTGAAGATGAATTTCTCGCATCACTAGACAATCGCATCGCTTCTTATCCAGACGGCACCCAAATCACATTGCAAAAGGCAGATTTCACCATCGATCTCATCGAGTTGGAAGATCAAAGCTTTATAGAAACGCTACGCCATAAATTGTTATGGGGAGAAGATAAGCGCAATTAG
- the porG gene encoding type IX secretion system protein PorG gives MRLVLLLIAFFVFAFAKAQTYELGVWAGGSNVIGDVGSTKYVNPSGIAIGGVAKWNRSNRHSFRGSLIYTRLNGDDSKSDDRSRELRGLEYEYSMLEASLGVEYTFWEWELYSGKRHITPYMYTGFSTYSYGSLALNENTNNNQLERYSRRIDFAIPFILGVKTNLTEHLILAAEIGARYTFTDNLDGSNPDESKDEFEELKFGNLNNNDWYVFSGVTITYTFGRKPCYCNF, from the coding sequence ATGCGGTTAGTACTATTATTGATTGCTTTTTTTGTTTTCGCTTTCGCTAAAGCGCAGACCTACGAGTTAGGTGTATGGGCTGGTGGTTCAAACGTGATTGGTGATGTTGGGAGTACAAAATATGTAAATCCATCTGGGATAGCCATAGGTGGCGTGGCAAAATGGAATCGCAGTAATAGACATAGTTTTAGAGGTTCCTTAATTTACACCAGGCTTAATGGTGATGATAGCAAGAGTGATGATAGGTCTAGAGAATTGAGAGGCTTGGAATACGAGTACAGTATGTTGGAAGCCTCACTAGGTGTGGAATACACATTTTGGGAATGGGAACTGTATTCTGGAAAGAGACACATTACTCCCTATATGTATACAGGATTTTCAACCTATAGTTATGGAAGCCTGGCACTAAATGAGAATACCAATAACAATCAACTAGAACGATACAGTAGAAGAATAGATTTTGCTATTCCATTTATCTTAGGTGTAAAGACAAATTTAACAGAGCATCTAATTCTAGCTGCAGAAATAGGAGCAAGATATACCTTTACAGATAACCTCGATGGCAGTAATCCAGATGAATCAAAGGATGAATTTGAAGAACTAAAATTCGGGAATTTAAACAACAATGATTGGTATGTCTTTAGTGGAGTGACCATAACTTATACCTTTGGACGCAAACCATGTTATTGCAACTTTTAG
- a CDS encoding isoprenyl transferase — MEEILLDQTKLPKHVAVIMDGNGRWAKNQGLMRVRGHEKGTKAVSQTVKTCAKLGIKYLTLYAFSTENWKRPKLEVDTLMRILVSSLRKELPTLRENGIRLKAVGSLHQLPDKAQKELAEVVELTKDNDKMNLVLALSYGSREELTNAVKLIAKDVVRGDLEVEQIEESTIENYLFTKDMPDVDLLIRTSGEHRISNFLLWQIAYAELYFTNTLWPDFRKKDLMMALKNYQDRERRFGKTSEQL; from the coding sequence ATGGAAGAAATTTTACTTGATCAGACTAAATTGCCAAAACACGTTGCTGTCATTATGGACGGTAACGGCCGCTGGGCAAAAAATCAAGGTTTGATGCGAGTGCGTGGCCATGAAAAAGGTACGAAAGCTGTGAGTCAGACCGTAAAGACTTGTGCAAAGTTAGGTATCAAATACCTGACACTCTATGCCTTTAGTACAGAAAACTGGAAGAGGCCCAAGTTAGAAGTGGATACTTTAATGAGAATTTTGGTTTCCAGTTTACGCAAGGAATTACCTACTCTTAGAGAGAATGGCATCCGACTTAAGGCAGTAGGGTCATTGCACCAATTGCCTGATAAAGCCCAAAAGGAACTTGCCGAGGTTGTCGAACTTACTAAAGACAATGATAAGATGAATCTCGTCCTTGCTTTAAGCTATGGATCTAGGGAAGAATTAACAAATGCTGTTAAACTAATAGCTAAAGATGTGGTCAGAGGTGACCTAGAAGTTGAACAAATAGAAGAGTCCACCATTGAGAACTATCTATTTACCAAGGATATGCCAGACGTGGATTTATTGATACGTACCAGTGGTGAGCACAGGATCAGCAACTTTTTGCTTTGGCAAATAGCCTATGCAGAGCTCTATTTTACAAACACGCTGTGGCCAGATTTTCGTAAAAAAGATTTGATGATGGCCTTAAAAAATTATCAAGATCGCGAAAGGCGATTCGGTAAAACGAGTGAACAATTATAA
- the bamA gene encoding outer membrane protein assembly factor BamA translates to MTKQLAPKLLLVILLLTSAISFSQRPGDIPIGESTEYILGDITVTGTKSYNENTVVAFTGLRKGDRIFVPGERLSQVVKKLWDLKLFSDIRVYAVGIKGDPNDDIVDTIDLEFNIIEVPTLNKIEIDGLKKNQSKDLLKELNLSKGTKANENLVTTTRNFIEKKYQDKGFLYADALVRTRDAQDTLGNNYVDMKIEVNKNEKVKIKSIDFEGNTQLSDKKLRKALKNTKQKNFLRVLKRSKYVEEDYQEDLKNLVETYKENGFRDARVVGDTLTKIDDKTIALDIKVEEGNRYYFGDIKFIGNTVYSDDYLQRLLKVEKGDVYNGVAFDNQISDPADPDARTLENEYQNNGYLFSRINAVETKVENDTIDFEIRIIEDNVAYFNHISVKGNTRTNDHVIYRNIQSNPGDKYSKAAIINSIRELGQLGFFNAENINPRILNPSQQDGTVDVEYELEEAGASQIELQGGYGGGGFVGTLGLRFNNFSLRNIFNKEAYQPVPQGDGQTLALRAQASTIFRTYSLNFTEPWLGGRKPVSFNVSFSHSEQFRVNAQNFREVDRNQRFLISGATIGLAKRLEWPDPYFQFSQALSFQHYNLKNYQTNLFNFPNGFSNNFAYTLGLTRDNVGVNPIFPTYGSRFALTAKMTLPYSLWNGVDYENLENDPNFQTNGAPDLAKIDQERFRFLEYYKIKFEGTWYTQIYDKLIMQTKSEFGFLGAYNNDRGLVPFERFFVGGDGLGAFSLDGRDIIRMRGYDNSALTTSADGDTVYNKFSLEMRYPITLEQAASIYVLTFAEAAGSYDTFRSYNPFDVERSAGAGLRVFMPAFGLLGIDFGYGFDPAPISNSTDPSGWNVHFIIGQQF, encoded by the coding sequence ATGACAAAACAGTTAGCACCTAAGCTACTTTTAGTAATACTACTTCTCACAAGTGCCATTTCCTTTTCACAAAGACCAGGCGATATTCCTATAGGAGAATCTACGGAATATATATTGGGAGACATCACCGTCACTGGTACTAAAAGCTATAATGAAAACACTGTTGTTGCTTTTACAGGCCTACGTAAAGGCGACCGCATTTTCGTTCCAGGCGAGCGTTTGAGTCAAGTCGTCAAAAAGCTTTGGGATCTTAAATTGTTTAGTGATATTAGAGTTTACGCCGTAGGGATTAAAGGTGACCCTAATGACGACATTGTGGATACGATTGATCTTGAATTCAATATCATTGAAGTGCCCACCTTGAATAAAATCGAGATTGATGGTTTAAAAAAGAACCAATCTAAAGATCTATTGAAAGAGCTCAATCTTTCAAAAGGAACTAAGGCAAATGAAAACCTGGTTACTACGACGCGCAATTTCATAGAGAAAAAGTATCAAGACAAAGGCTTTTTATATGCAGATGCGTTGGTACGCACACGTGATGCGCAGGATACGCTAGGGAACAATTACGTCGATATGAAGATCGAGGTAAATAAGAATGAAAAGGTAAAAATTAAGAGCATTGACTTTGAAGGTAACACGCAATTATCTGATAAAAAGTTAAGAAAGGCCTTGAAAAACACGAAGCAGAAAAACTTCTTGCGTGTTTTAAAAAGATCCAAGTATGTAGAAGAAGACTATCAAGAAGATCTAAAAAACTTGGTGGAAACCTACAAGGAAAATGGATTTAGAGATGCGCGAGTAGTAGGTGACACACTTACTAAAATCGATGATAAAACCATCGCACTGGACATCAAAGTAGAAGAAGGGAACAGGTACTATTTTGGAGATATCAAATTTATTGGGAATACGGTCTATTCAGATGATTATCTGCAGCGCTTATTGAAAGTTGAAAAAGGAGATGTTTACAATGGAGTTGCTTTTGACAATCAAATCTCTGATCCTGCAGATCCAGATGCGAGAACCTTAGAGAATGAATACCAAAACAACGGTTACCTTTTCTCACGCATCAATGCCGTCGAGACTAAAGTAGAAAACGATACCATTGATTTTGAAATTCGCATTATTGAGGATAATGTAGCCTACTTCAATCACATTAGCGTTAAAGGTAATACACGTACTAATGACCATGTGATTTATCGTAACATACAGTCCAATCCTGGCGATAAGTACTCAAAAGCAGCTATCATCAACTCCATACGGGAATTGGGACAGCTAGGTTTTTTCAATGCAGAAAATATCAATCCGCGTATTTTGAACCCATCACAACAAGATGGTACCGTAGATGTAGAGTATGAGCTAGAAGAGGCTGGTGCCAGCCAGATTGAATTACAAGGTGGTTATGGTGGTGGTGGTTTTGTGGGAACTCTAGGTTTGAGGTTCAACAATTTCTCGCTACGTAATATTTTCAATAAGGAGGCTTATCAACCAGTACCACAAGGTGATGGACAGACACTTGCCTTGAGAGCACAGGCAAGTACTATTTTCCGTACGTACTCTTTGAATTTTACAGAGCCATGGTTAGGTGGTAGAAAACCTGTTTCCTTCAACGTTTCTTTCTCGCATAGTGAGCAGTTTAGAGTAAATGCTCAGAACTTTAGAGAGGTCGATAGAAACCAGCGCTTCTTGATTTCTGGGGCTACCATAGGACTTGCTAAAAGGCTGGAGTGGCCAGATCCATACTTCCAGTTTTCACAAGCGCTATCATTCCAACACTATAACTTGAAAAACTACCAGACCAATCTATTTAATTTCCCTAATGGTTTCTCAAACAACTTTGCTTATACCTTAGGCCTTACTAGAGATAATGTAGGTGTCAACCCCATTTTCCCTACCTATGGTTCGCGTTTTGCCCTTACGGCCAAAATGACCTTGCCTTACTCTTTATGGAATGGTGTGGATTATGAGAACCTAGAAAACGACCCTAACTTCCAGACGAATGGAGCGCCAGACCTTGCCAAGATCGATCAGGAACGCTTCCGTTTCTTGGAATACTACAAGATCAAATTTGAGGGAACTTGGTATACTCAGATTTATGACAAATTAATTATGCAGACTAAGTCAGAATTTGGATTTTTGGGAGCATACAACAACGATCGCGGTCTAGTCCCATTTGAGAGATTCTTTGTAGGTGGTGATGGATTGGGAGCTTTCTCGTTAGACGGTCGCGATATTATTAGAATGCGTGGTTATGACAACAGTGCGTTGACCACCAGTGCAGATGGTGATACCGTGTATAACAAATTCTCTTTAGAGATGCGTTATCCCATCACGCTAGAGCAGGCGGCATCCATTTATGTGTTGACCTTTGCAGAGGCTGCTGGATCCTACGATACTTTTAGGAGTTATAATCCGTTTGATGTAGAGCGATCTGCAGGTGCAGGTCTTAGAGTATTTATGCCAGCCTTCGGTTTGTTGGGTATTGACTTCGGTTATGGATTTGATCCAGCACCTATTTCAAACAGTACAGATCCTAGTGGCTGGAATGTTCACTTTATAATCGGGCAACAATTTTAA
- a CDS encoding OmpH family outer membrane protein has translation MRIKNYLLLSMMVLCFAFAKAQRGIRVGYVDMEYILESVPEYQKASEQLEQRMQGWKTEIEKMESEIAQMETSLKNERVLLTKELIEEREEEIGIKRQALNDYQQKRFGAQGDFIKQKQQLIQPVQDQVFNEMQKIGEQKKYDMILERSETTMLYSDDRHDLSDDVLRAIGRTGKKADREERNQTRNTPVEDVKDEPYMSVQEAADRQEKVAAKEAIIDEKQAARAEKIRFRDSIKEARAREYQERREASIKERQRRKDSILAARKADKEKKENNNPPDNK, from the coding sequence ATGAGAATCAAGAATTACCTTTTACTGTCAATGATGGTTTTATGTTTCGCTTTCGCGAAAGCGCAAAGAGGCATAAGAGTTGGTTACGTTGATATGGAGTACATTTTAGAAAGCGTTCCAGAATACCAGAAAGCGTCAGAGCAATTAGAGCAGCGCATGCAAGGATGGAAGACCGAAATCGAAAAGATGGAGTCTGAAATTGCCCAAATGGAAACCTCTCTCAAGAACGAACGCGTTTTGTTGACTAAGGAATTGATAGAGGAGCGTGAAGAAGAAATAGGCATCAAGCGACAAGCTCTGAATGATTACCAGCAAAAAAGATTTGGTGCTCAAGGTGATTTCATCAAGCAAAAACAACAGTTGATTCAACCCGTACAAGATCAGGTATTCAATGAGATGCAAAAGATAGGTGAGCAAAAGAAGTATGACATGATCCTTGAGCGATCAGAGACGACCATGCTTTACAGCGATGACCGTCATGATTTGAGTGATGATGTATTAAGAGCCATAGGTCGTACTGGCAAGAAGGCAGATCGTGAAGAAAGAAATCAGACCAGGAACACTCCAGTTGAGGATGTCAAGGACGAGCCGTATATGTCAGTACAAGAAGCTGCAGATCGTCAGGAAAAAGTAGCTGCAAAAGAGGCGATCATTGACGAGAAGCAAGCCGCTAGAGCCGAAAAAATAAGATTTAGAGACAGTATAAAAGAAGCAAGAGCAAGAGAATATCAGGAACGTAGAGAAGCGAGTATCAAAGAGCGTCAACGTAGAAAAGATA